Proteins from a single region of Hydrogenimonas thermophila:
- the hisH gene encoding imidazole glycerol phosphate synthase subunit HisH produces MIAIIDYNMGNLASVQNALAKIGAESKVVSEPNDVKNYDKVLLPGVGAFGDAMEHLRQNGMDEAVKEFAKSGKPMLGICLGMQLLFSKSLEFGEHKGLNLIPGQVVPFNDNMFNKPHKVPHMGWNELFVQKDTPIFRNLPKEFYLYFVHSFHAVTTDEYAIGKTWYGYEFVSAVQNGNIFGIQPHPEKSHENGLEILSNFVQM; encoded by the coding sequence ATGATAGCAATAATTGATTATAATATGGGAAATCTAGCCAGTGTTCAAAATGCATTGGCAAAAATTGGAGCTGAGTCTAAAGTTGTTTCAGAACCTAATGATGTAAAAAATTATGACAAAGTTTTGCTTCCAGGAGTAGGGGCTTTTGGCGATGCAATGGAGCATTTGCGTCAAAATGGAATGGATGAAGCAGTTAAAGAGTTTGCTAAAAGCGGTAAACCAATGCTTGGAATATGTTTGGGAATGCAGCTTCTTTTTTCAAAAAGTTTAGAGTTTGGAGAGCATAAAGGGCTTAACCTTATTCCAGGTCAAGTTGTACCGTTTAATGATAATATGTTTAATAAACCTCATAAAGTCCCACATATGGGTTGGAATGAGCTTTTTGTACAGAAAGATACGCCTATATTTAGAAATTTACCAAAAGAGTTTTATCTATATTTTGTACACTCTTTTCATGCAGTAACTACAGATGAGTATGCCATAGGTAAAACGTGGTATGGATATGAGTTTGTAAGTGCTGTCCAAAATGGTAATATTTTTGGTATTCAGCCGCACCCTGAAAAGTCTCATGAGAATGGATTAGAGATATTGAGTAACTTTGTACAGATGTAA
- the hisA gene encoding 1-(5-phosphoribosyl)-5-[(5-phosphoribosylamino)methylideneamino]imidazole-4-carboxamide isomerase, with protein MEILPAIDLKDGKAVRLTKGLMDSAKIYSDEPWQLAKTFEDMGSKWLHIVDLNGAFAGEPKNLEQIEKIRENTSLKIELGGGIRDEDTIKRYLELGIDRLILGSIAVKNPDFVKEMAAKYPIAVGIDAIDGYVAVEGWAEVSEMKATELAKAFADCGVEAIICTDVGRDGTLSGINVDFTISIAEASGIDTIASGGLKSINDILVLKNTGKVAGVIVGKAFYEGLIDLGEAFKLV; from the coding sequence ATGGAGATATTGCCTGCAATAGATTTAAAGGATGGCAAAGCTGTTCGTCTAACAAAAGGCTTGATGGATAGTGCTAAAATTTACAGTGATGAGCCTTGGCAGTTAGCTAAAACATTTGAAGATATGGGTTCTAAATGGCTACATATAGTTGATCTTAACGGTGCATTTGCAGGAGAACCAAAAAATCTAGAACAGATTGAAAAAATTAGAGAAAATACCTCTTTAAAAATAGAACTTGGTGGTGGCATTAGAGATGAAGATACAATAAAACGTTATCTTGAGTTAGGAATTGATCGACTAATCTTAGGCTCAATTGCTGTCAAAAATCCTGATTTTGTTAAAGAGATGGCTGCAAAGTATCCTATAGCTGTTGGAATTGATGCAATTGATGGATATGTTGCAGTGGAAGGGTGGGCAGAAGTTAGTGAAATGAAGGCTACTGAGCTTGCAAAAGCTTTTGCTGACTGCGGTGTTGAAGCAATTATTTGCACTGATGTAGGAAGAGATGGTACACTTTCTGGAATAAATGTCGATTTTACTATAAGCATTGCCGAGGCAAGTGGTATAGATACTATTGCAAGTGGTGGTCTAAAGAGTATTAATGATATATTGGTACTGAAAAATACTGGCAAAGTTGCTGGTGTAATTGTTGGCAAAGCTTTTTATGAAGGATTGATTGATTTAGGTGAGGCCTTTAAACTTGTTTAA
- a CDS encoding chemotaxis response regulator CheY: MKIMVVDDSSTMRRIIKNTLGRLGYKDLLEAEDGVQAWELMQEHKDEIGVLITDWNMPNMNGLELVKKVRGDGSFEDIPIIMVTTEGGKGEVITALKAGVNNYIVKPFTPQVLKEKLEAVLGVND, encoded by the coding sequence TTGAAAATCATGGTTGTTGACGACAGTTCTACAATGCGACGTATTATTAAAAATACATTAGGACGATTAGGGTATAAAGATCTTCTGGAAGCAGAAGATGGAGTTCAAGCTTGGGAATTGATGCAAGAGCATAAAGATGAAATAGGCGTATTGATTACAGACTGGAATATGCCTAATATGAATGGACTTGAATTAGTAAAAAAAGTACGTGGAGATGGCTCTTTTGAAGATATTCCTATTATTATGGTTACAACTGAAGGTGGTAAAGGAGAGGTTATTACTGCACTTAAAGCAGGAGTAAATAACTATATTGTTAAACCTTTTACTCCTCAAGTTTTAAAAGAGAAGCTTGAAGCCGTTCTTGGCGTAAATGATTGA
- a CDS encoding 50S ribosomal protein L11 methyltransferase produces MQGTYTELTVTPSAHLELFLDFLQTIFPDTIEITENSLIIRSEERLDDVIWGVQQFAEALSKQFGKEISVKTVTESKENIDWISKYREAIRPVEVGDFYVYPSWEAPKDGKRNIMIDPALAFGSGHHETTASCLQAINKYVKEKDTFLDVGCGSGILGIAASMSGAIVDACDTDPLAVENAQKNFALNNQSIRNIWEGSAPAAKEQYDVVAANIVADVLRMIAKDLKKCTKDNGLLILSGILDTKESSIEEVFSELELIETIAKNEWRTKIYRKQG; encoded by the coding sequence ATGCAGGGCACCTATACAGAGCTGACGGTTACTCCGTCAGCGCATTTAGAACTCTTTTTAGATTTTCTACAGACTATTTTTCCAGACACTATTGAGATTACTGAAAATTCACTGATTATTAGATCTGAAGAGAGGCTGGATGATGTTATATGGGGAGTGCAACAGTTTGCAGAAGCACTTTCTAAGCAGTTTGGAAAAGAAATCAGTGTAAAAACTGTAACTGAGTCTAAAGAGAATATAGATTGGATCTCTAAATATCGGGAAGCAATTCGTCCTGTTGAAGTGGGTGATTTTTATGTATATCCAAGCTGGGAAGCACCAAAAGATGGAAAAAGAAATATAATGATTGATCCTGCATTGGCATTTGGCTCAGGTCACCATGAAACTACTGCCAGCTGTCTGCAAGCAATAAATAAATATGTAAAAGAGAAAGATACGTTTTTAGATGTTGGCTGTGGTAGCGGGATACTTGGTATTGCTGCATCAATGTCTGGTGCAATAGTAGATGCTTGTGATACAGATCCTTTAGCTGTTGAAAATGCACAGAAAAATTTTGCTCTAAATAATCAATCTATACGTAATATATGGGAAGGTTCAGCTCCTGCTGCAAAAGAGCAGTATGATGTTGTAGCCGCAAATATAGTAGCTGATGTATTGCGTATGATTGCAAAAGACTTAAAAAAATGTACTAAAGATAATGGATTATTGATACTTTCAGGAATACTTGATACAAAAGAGAGTTCTATTGAGGAAGTTTTTTCTGAACTTGAACTCATAGAGACAATCGCCAAAAATGAGTGGCGAACCAAAATTTATAGAAAACAAGGATAA
- the ftsH gene encoding ATP-dependent zinc metalloprotease FtsH, giving the protein MADNNPKKDPDNQNFFNKNPLLTFAIFSLLIIILFKSFIGTQEGQFGSQNQTAFGAAPVTQTKTIPYSDLKKMIKEGRIKYVSIGQTLIKAVSNEGGFKILYIAKKVGEDNTLIPLLDKMGVEYSGYSESNWLGEVLFGWVLPILIFFGIWMFLASRMQKSMGGGILGMGSAKKLVNAEKPNVKFDDVAGVEEAKEEVMEIVEFLKFPERYIRLGAKIPKGVLLVGPPGTGKTLLAKAVAGEADVPFFSVSGSSFIEMFVGVGAARVRDLFEQAKKDAPAIIFIDEIDAIGKSRAANGQIGGNDEREQTLNQLLAEMDGFSSDTPIIVLAATNRPEVLDPALLRPGRFDRQVLVDKPDFEGRIKILKVHVKHIKMSEDTSIEEIARLTAGLAGADLANIVNEAALLAGRKNKDQVEQEDFIEAVERAIAGLEKKSRRISPKEKHIVAYHESGHALIAETTPGAKSVSKVSIIPRGLAALGYTLNTPEENKYLMQKHELIAEVDTLLGGRAAEEVFIKEISTGASNDLERATDIVKAMVSLYGMSDVAGLMVLEKQTNLFLGNGMSQKDYSDKTAEGVDEFIKNFLDERYKHVVNRLKEYSEAIEEIVKELFKAETIEGTKVREIISEFEKKEGIPTKLVANKESLKDELLEKDQGEDDEKGDDKRDK; this is encoded by the coding sequence ATGGCGGACAACAATCCAAAAAAAGATCCAGATAACCAGAATTTTTTCAATAAAAATCCTCTGCTTACATTTGCGATCTTTTCTCTGCTTATCATAATACTTTTTAAAAGTTTTATAGGAACACAAGAGGGGCAGTTTGGTTCTCAAAATCAGACTGCATTTGGAGCGGCACCTGTTACACAAACAAAGACTATTCCGTATAGCGATCTTAAAAAGATGATCAAAGAGGGACGAATAAAATATGTCTCAATTGGTCAGACATTAATAAAAGCAGTTTCAAATGAGGGTGGATTTAAGATCCTCTATATTGCTAAAAAAGTTGGTGAAGACAATACTCTTATTCCTTTACTTGATAAGATGGGTGTTGAGTACAGCGGATACTCAGAAAGTAACTGGCTTGGAGAGGTACTTTTTGGCTGGGTACTTCCAATACTCATCTTTTTTGGTATCTGGATGTTCCTTGCAAGCCGTATGCAAAAAAGCATGGGTGGCGGAATTTTAGGAATGGGCAGTGCCAAAAAACTGGTAAATGCAGAAAAGCCTAATGTCAAATTTGATGATGTTGCCGGTGTAGAAGAGGCAAAAGAAGAGGTAATGGAGATAGTTGAGTTTCTTAAATTTCCTGAGCGTTACATTAGGCTTGGAGCAAAAATTCCTAAAGGAGTTTTACTTGTAGGACCTCCGGGAACTGGTAAGACACTTCTAGCAAAAGCTGTAGCAGGGGAAGCTGATGTTCCATTCTTCTCTGTAAGTGGATCAAGTTTTATTGAAATGTTTGTAGGAGTTGGTGCTGCAAGAGTACGTGACTTGTTTGAACAGGCAAAAAAAGATGCTCCGGCTATTATTTTTATAGATGAGATTGATGCTATTGGTAAAAGTCGTGCTGCAAATGGTCAAATAGGTGGTAATGATGAGCGTGAACAGACGCTTAATCAGCTTTTAGCTGAAATGGATGGATTTAGTTCAGATACACCTATTATAGTATTAGCGGCTACAAACCGCCCTGAAGTTCTTGATCCTGCGCTACTCCGTCCTGGACGTTTTGACCGTCAGGTTCTTGTAGATAAACCTGATTTTGAGGGACGAATTAAGATTTTAAAAGTACATGTTAAACATATAAAAATGTCTGAAGATACAAGTATTGAAGAGATTGCAAGACTTACTGCCGGATTGGCTGGTGCTGACCTTGCAAATATAGTTAATGAAGCTGCTTTGCTTGCAGGACGAAAAAATAAAGATCAAGTAGAGCAAGAAGATTTTATTGAAGCAGTAGAGAGAGCAATTGCTGGTCTTGAGAAGAAGTCTAGACGAATTTCACCAAAAGAGAAGCATATAGTTGCATACCATGAGAGTGGTCATGCATTGATTGCTGAAACAACACCTGGTGCAAAGAGTGTCTCTAAAGTCTCAATAATTCCTCGTGGTCTTGCTGCATTGGGGTATACTCTAAATACACCTGAAGAGAATAAATATTTGATGCAAAAACATGAATTGATTGCTGAAGTAGATACTCTTCTTGGTGGTAGAGCTGCTGAAGAGGTCTTTATAAAAGAGATTTCAACTGGTGCAAGCAATGACTTGGAGAGAGCTACAGATATTGTAAAAGCTATGGTAAGTCTTTATGGTATGAGTGATGTAGCTGGACTGATGGTTCTTGAAAAACAGACAAACCTCTTCCTTGGTAATGGAATGAGTCAAAAAGATTACAGCGACAAAACTGCCGAGGGAGTAGATGAGTTTATTAAAAACTTTCTTGATGAGCGTTATAAGCATGTAGTGAATAGACTTAAAGAGTACTCTGAAGCAATAGAGGAAATTGTTAAAGAGTTATTTAAAGCAGAAACTATTGAAGGTACAAAAGTTCGTGAAATAATCAGTGAGTTTGAAAAAAAAGAGGGGATTCCT